The DNA window GACGCGAAGACCTGGAGCGCGCAGCTCGACGACATCGTCGCCTTCGCCGGCGCCGACGTCCGGGTCGCGCACAACGCCGGATTCGACATGGCAGTGCTCAAGCGCGCGTGCGCGGCGACCGGCGATGCCTGTCCCCCGTACCGGTACGCGTGCAGTCTGCAGGTGGCCCGCAACGTCTACACGCTCGAGTCCTACCGCCTGCCGTTCGTCGCGGCGGAGGCCGGCTTCGCGGAGTTCGCACACCACGACCCCCTCGCCGACGCCCTCGCCTGCGCGCACATCATGATCGACGCCGCGCGCCGTGTCGGAGCGTCGGATGTCGCGGCTCTCGCCGAGTCGGCCGGCGTGAAGATGTCGCGCATCCGCGTCGACGAGCCCGATCCGGTGTTCTTCGAGTCGTCCGCTCCCACCGGCGCCGCGCTCCTCGACACCGGCGCGCTGCAGACCGCCGTCGCCTGACGAGGAAGGCTCTCCGCCGCTGTCCGCACTGTGGCGGGTGGGCCTGCCTCCCCGCCGCC is part of the Microbacterium lemovicicum genome and encodes:
- a CDS encoding exonuclease domain-containing protein, translating into MPLDFTAIDFETANSSTASACAVGLARVRSGRVVATAGWLIQPPPGHDRFFELNTGIHGLRAADVVDAKTWSAQLDDIVAFAGADVRVAHNAGFDMAVLKRACAATGDACPPYRYACSLQVARNVYTLESYRLPFVAAEAGFAEFAHHDPLADALACAHIMIDAARRVGASDVAALAESAGVKMSRIRVDEPDPVFFESSAPTGAALLDTGALQTAVA